In the Nocardia asteroides genome, TGTGCGCATCCGGGCCGACCGCGACGACCCTAAGGTTTCCGTCGCCCGTGCGGACGGTTCCCGCGATTCGCCGTCCGGGCGAGCGCGGCGGGGTCACGCCAGCTCGAAGCACGATTACCGGCGTTACAAGTTCCGGTCGATCTGGCGGGACACATCAATCCCCACTCGACGGTGCACGTTCGATGCAGCTACCCGACCACTGATTGACTTATTCGGACTGCCCCGACACCCGGGCGCACACTGGGACCGCTCATCGCCGGGAGCTCGGCCGATGCCCATCGATCACCACCGAGCACCGCACACACCCATAGCGACACCGGCGGCGGCATGACCCAAATCTCGTCGGCAGGCAATTCCCCTGAGCAGCGGGGCAAATCGACGGCACAGTGCACCCGCATCGTGTTCTATCGTGGGCGATGTTCCGGAAGTTACGCGCGTACGCAATCCGGAGCGGAACGATTCCGCACCGAGTCTCCGACGACTCGCCGACCCCATCGGGAGCATCGTGCATCGCAATCCGCCTTTCGATCATGACGAGTTCCGCGACCCGCGGCCACCGCTGCCCCGGCGGACCCCGAACGCGCACCGGGTACCCGCCCCCGTGGCGGCCACCTCCGACGTGGTGCTGCGCGCCGCGGACGCCGTCGCCGCCTGGGCCCGCACCCCCGAGTTCCTGGCGGAGGGCACCGACACCTGGTGGACCCCGGAGCTCGCCGACCCGGAGCCGACGCAGCGCCGGGCCTGACCGGCCGAGGCCCTTGTGACCCTTGTCACAGCATCGCCCTGACCGTATGGTGAGGAAGCTTTCCGTCGCCGATCAGCCCCGGCGGCCCCGGAGAGCGGAGTGCCGACGATGGAGATGCGATGGGCGGTCCGGCCCCCGGTGGCAGCGTGCAGCCCATGCGCCGCATCCCCCTGTCGACCCGGACGCTGTGGGACTGGGGCCTGGAGAAGTACCGCCTCGACGTCATCGCGCTGAGCGTGGCCGACGCGGTGCAGCACGCGGGCGGGTGGCTCTTCGACCGCCGCACGGCGGGGTGGGAGGTCACCGTCCTGGTCCCCGGCGCCGCCGACGACACCCCGCTGCGCATTCTCGGCGCCGAACTCGCGAGCCTCGACCACGCGCTCGCCACCGGCGGCCGCGGCCGCACCCCGCACGCCATCGCCATGGCGTCGGGGATCTGTCTGCGCGAGCCGCGGGCGAGCGAGGGGCTGCACCTCGCGCTGCTCGACCGCGGGCTCGAGGTGGTGGTGTGGGGCGAGTACGCCCCGCCCGCGAGCGCGAAGCTGCTCAGCCCGGTCGAGTACCGGCCCAGCCAGGCCGCACTGGCCTTCAAGACCAGGGCCATGGTGGCGGCCGGGCTCGGCGTGGCCGCCGGGCCGGTGGAGGATTTCCGCAGCGGGGTCACCGTGCACCCGCCCATCGCCACCGACCTCGGGCCCGCGGGGCCGTATCCGGCGGCGATACCGCTGAACCGTTGATCCGTAGACCGTGAACGGAACGTGATTCACGCTCTTTGAGAATGCCATTTCCGTAGTGGTAGGCTACTGTCTGTAACCCGCCGGGGGGCAGAGTCACACCGGAGTAGTCATGGCAGTGCCGCGCGTGATCCAGGTTCGAGGCACAGGCCACGACGAGCGATTCGGACGGTTCGAGGACATCGAGCCGCTCTTCCCGATGACCGAGCTGCTCTCGGCCCTGAGCGGCAGCCGCTGCGCCGAGCATCCGATCGCCCGCTGGTGCGTCGATCTGCTCGCCCTGCACCAGCAGCAGGACATCTGGGCCGACGGGCTGGCCGCGCATCGCACCGACCTCATGCACGCCATCGACGTCTGGACCGTCGGGCACGTGCCGCAGCACCGCAACGGCGCCCGGCTGCACACCGAGACCGTCGGCTCGGTGGTCGACCGCATCGCCCGCGCCTACGCCCGCTTCCAGCGCGTCATGGCCGGCCACGACGCCGCCGACCCGAAGGTGCACGCCGCCTGGACCCAGGTCGCCGAGCTCTTCGTCGCCTATCAGGACCTGATCGTCGAGGTGATGCGGGGCCAGCGCAGGCTGCCCGCTCCGGAGGCCGATCGCTGACCCGCAAACCGGGTGATACAACTGGCTGGGACGGGCAGCGGTGCCCGCGTGGCGAGAGGTGTTGTCCGTGGACGAGGCGTCCTTCCGGCAGTTGTTCGATCTGAGCGGGCGGACCGCCGTCGTCACCGGGGGGACCAGGGGCATCGGGCTCGCGCTCGCCGAGGGGTTCGCCTGCGCGGGCGCGCGCGTCGTGGTAGCGAGCCGGAAGCCGGAAGCCTGCGAGCAGGCCGCCGCCCGGCTGCGTGAACTCGGCGCCGACGCCATCGGCGTTCCCACCCACCTCGGCGAGCTCGACGCGCTGCACACCCTGGTCGAGACGGCCGAGCTGACCTTCGGCGGCATCGACATCGTGGTGAACAACGCCGCCAACGCGCTGGCCCAGCCGTTGGCCACGATGCAGCCGGAGGCGGTACGGAAGTCGTTCGGGGTGAATGTCTACGGCCCGCTCTTCCTGGTGCAGGCCGCGCTGCCGCAGCTGCGCGCCAGCGAGCACGCCGCGGTGCTGAACCTCGGCTCGGTGGCCGCGCTGCAGTTCGCGCCGGGGCTCTCGATGTACGCGGCGGCCAAGGCCGCGCTGCTCTCCTTCACCCGCTCGATGGCGGCCGAGTACGCCGCCGACGGCATCCGGGTGAACGCCATCGTGCCCGGCGCGGTCGACACCGACATGGTGCGCAAGAACCCGCCGGAGTTCGTCGAGGCGATGGCGAAGGTGCCGCTGCTGCGCCGGATCGCGCGCCCGGACGAGCTGGTCGGCGCCGCGCTACTGCTCTGCTCGGACGCGGGCAGCTTCATCACCGGCCAGAGCCTGCTGGTGGACGGCGGCACCGTCGCACGCTGATCCTGGCCCGGAGATGACAGCCCGCTGTACCGAAAAAGTATCTCTCCGTTAACATTCCGCGTCCAAAAAGACTCTACGGTTTCCAATAACCGAGGAGGCGCAGAGTGATCGATCGAATGTCGTCGTACGACCATCCCGACCTGGACGTGGCTGCCCGGCTGCGGGAATACCCCCTGATGGACGCGCTGCTGTGGCGGCGGTCCCGCCGGTTCGCCCCGGGCATGACGCTCGGCACCGGCCCGCTCGCGCACCCGAGCACCGCTCCGCCGCGGCCGCTGACCCTGGCGGAGCAGGCCGCGCTCGCCTTCGCCGCCTGCGGCATCACCGGCAACTCGCTCGGCGAGTTGCCCTACGGCACATCGGGTTCCGGCAACATCATGATGCAGTTCGTCGGCCGCACCGTCGCGAGCGGCGACTCCGTGCACAGCGTTTCGCTGATCGTGATCGATGACGACGGCGCCTGGCTGGTGCGCCGCCCGCAGGAGCTGGAGCGCACCGAGCTCCCCCAGCTGATCGAGCTCGCCAGGGCGGGCGAGCTGGTGCCGCTCTACGAGCGGATGCGGGTGCGGATCGCGGACAGTCGGCCGGAGCTGCCCCGCGAAGTGCCGTTCACCCCGCCGTTCAACAACTACTCGACCAATGTCCCCGGCACGACCTACTTCGTCCCGGTCGCCGAATTGACCGCGCTGGCAATCAATCTCATGCTCACCGCCTTCGGCGACGACATGTCCTACTTCCTGGTGGACGACCGCAACCGATTCGCCCCCGCCGGGCTCGGCAAGTTCGCTCGCTCCAAAGGCGGCCACCTGAACGACGACCTCGCCGCGGGCCGGGTCGGCACCGTCAGCATGATCGAGAGCTGGCTGTACGAGTTCGCCGCGGTGGAGCAGGGCGCCATGCTGCAGAACCTGGGGCTGATGTCGCAGGCGCTCGGGCTCGGCGGATTCCCGCACTTCGCCGCGCACCCCTACGGCTGGTTCGAGGCGCTCGGCTTCGACATGCAGCCGATTCCGTTCTCCCGCACCATCGGCGGCGATCCGCTGATGACCGCGATGCTCAAGCTCACCGGGCGGGACATCCCGGTCCCGACCGCGGTCGGGCTGCACCGCGCGGGCGAGCCGCTCATCCAGCCGTACTGCCCGCCCGCCTACCCGTCCATGGCGGAGGCGGTGCTGGCCTTCATCGACGTCAAGTACGGCGCCGCGCACGGCAGCTTCCGGGACGGCAGCGGGGCGAACGGGTTCCGGGACGGGGGCGCGGTGCAGTCCGGCATCGGGCCGTACTCCGACCGTGCCATCGCTGCCACCATCGCCTGCTGCGAGTACCTGCACCGCAGGTACGGCCGGATTCCGGGGGGCAGCGGCCCCTTCCGCACGGTGCTCGCCTACCAGGCGAGCCACGTCGACACCGAGTTCTACGACCGCTTCTACCGGCCCGGCGCGCTCAGCCCGACCCAGCGCGAACGCGCGGCGGAACGGACGCGCTGACCGGCCGTTCATCCCCCCGCCACCCGCGCGTACCGGTGACCGCGCAGAATGGCTGCTCGTGCGAGTGGCGATCATCGGCGGCGGGGTGCCCGCGGCGGTGCACGCGTGGACCGCGGTGCTGCGCGGGCACACCGTGACGCAGCTGGACGACGGGGCGCCGCTCGCGGGCTCCGGCGCGCTGCGCGCGGGCTCGGTGGCCGCGGCCGACCTGGAGCGCGCGGCACACGCGCTATCGCTGTGGCGGGAGATCGGCGGCCGGGTGCCCGGTGTCGGGTTCCGGGTGAGCGGGTCGATCACGGTGGCGCGGACGCGGGCCGAGCTGGCGGTCGCCGAGGCGGCGGCCATGGACACCGCGCGGGGGTTCACGCTGCTGGAGCCGGAGCGGGCCCGCGCGCTGGAACCGGCGCTGCGCGGGCCGCTGCTGGCCGGGCTGCACTGCGTCGCGGACGCCGTGCTCACCCCGCACCAGGCGGTTCCCGCGCTCCGCGCGCACCTGGCCGGGACCGGGCGCTGCACCGCGCGCGGCTGCTCGGCCCGAGCCATCGCCGAGACCGCGGCGGGGGTGCTGATCCGGGCCGACGACGGCTCCACGCTCGCCGCCGACGTCGCGCTGCTCTGCCCGAGCCCGGGGCGGGCCGCGCTCGCCGGGGAGTTCACCGGCGCCGGACCGGTGCCGCTGCTGCGCGCCCAGCGGCTGCGCACCGGCCCGCTGGAGCGGCGGCCGGACGCGATCCTCGCCGACGGCGACCAGTTCCGGCACCGCCCCGGCTACCCGGCGGAGCCGGTCGCGCGGCTGGCCGCGGAGCAGGCGCAGACCGCGGCCGCCGCCGAGTACGGCATGCACGTGCTCGCGGTGCCGCGGCTGGACGGCGGTCTCACGCTCGGCGCGACCGGCGAGCGCGAGCCGTTCCCCGCCGAGCTGGCCGAGCCTGCGGCGGAGCACCTGCTCGCCGTCACAGGGGAATGGCTGGACACCGAGCTCACCGTGCGCGGCCGCTGGGCCGAGCTCGCCTGCGCCGTCGAGCGCGCCCCGTGGCTCGCGCCGAGCGGGCGAATCCTGGTGCTGGACAGCGCCGGACCGGACGCCACGCTCTTCGCCCCCGCCGTCGCGGAGCAGGCGGCGGACCGGCTCGGCCTCTGAAACCGGCCCACCTACTGGCCGGGCAATCTCCGGCGCCCGCCCGCCACGTCGGTGACCAGATCGGTGTACCCGTCGACCAGCTCGGCGAGGTGGTACCAGTGTTTATGGGTCTTGTCGCTGCGCGCGCCCTCGGAGTCGATCGCCCGGTTCGCGGCGACCCAGCTGCGCGCCATCCGATCCACCACCGCGCCGAGCGTCTCGGTGTGCAGCGCGGCCCCGTCCCGATGCTCGGGCGCCTCCCTGGCGATCCACTCGTCGATCAGCTCGACCAGCGCGGCGCGGCGGGCGTCCAGCTCGGCGATCTCGCCGGGGTCGCCCAGCTCGAGGCGGCGTTCGTGCAGGCCGGCCAGGGCGTGCGCGGAGCGGAAGGGCTCGTGCTCGCTCATCCGGCGGCCTTGGAAGGCGGACAACAACTGCGGGGCGGTCGGCAGCCCGCCGATCGTGGGAGCGCTCACCGGAGCACCCCGCGCTCACCCGTCACCACTGCTGCGCGCTGGCCCATGATCGGCTCTCGTTCCTTCGTCCCGGTCGCCTCGGTCACCCGTCGGGTGACACGGATCATGCTCTCACCGATGCAAGAACGCAACATTGCAAATGCACACATGTGCAGCACATCCCGGCGTGTCTCCTGGCCCGGGCACGGCGGTCCGGGTGCGTGCAACATACCCTCCGCGGAGCGTTCCCACGTGCACGAGCATTCCGTGCTGGTAACACCGTCGCGTCGGCAAGGAGCTGTCGACACCCGGTCCCGACACGACCGTGCGGCGCGAAATCGACTCGCGCGGGGCCGGATCGATCAATGCGGCAATGCTGCGGGCAACGCGCACCCTGGCAACGCGCGAGAATTGAAATCTGCCCGATCGTTCTGTCCGGCAGCCGGATTCCGGCGCGCGGCTCAGCCGGTGTGCGCGATGACCCGCTCCGCGAACCGGGACAGGCTCGCGATCTTGGCGTCCAGGCTCTCGGTGTCCGGCTCCCGGGTGTACGGATTCCGGAACCCGACGATCACGTCGGTGACGCCCTTGTCCGCGAGCCGGCGCACGCCGTCGACGGTGAAGCCGTCCAGCGCGATGACGTGGATCTCGAAGTCCTCGCTCGCGCCGTATTCGGTGCGCAGCGCGTCGAGTTCGAGCAGCAGGCGGTCGAGTTCGTCCGGGTCGCCGCCCGCGTGCATCCAGCCGTCGCCGCGCTGGGCGGCGCGGCGCAGCGCCGGGCGGCTGTGCCCGCCGATCAGCAGCGGGACGGGCTCGGTCGGCACCGGCGAGATCTTGATCGGCGGCAGATCGTAGAACTCGCCGTGGAATTCGAAGTAGCCGCCCGCGGTGAGGCCGCGCAGGATGTCGAGGCACTCGTCCATCCGGGCGCCGCGCCTCTCGAACGGGACGTCGAGGAGCTCGAAGTCGTCCGGCCACGGGCTGATTCCCACGCCGAGGCCGAGCCGGTTGCCGCTCAGCGCCGCCACCGACGCCGCCTGCTTGGCCACCAGCACCGGCGGGCGGATCGGCAGTTTGAGCACGAACGGGGTGAAGCGCAGCGTCGTCGTCGCCGCGGCCAGCGCGCCGGCCAGGACGAAGGTCTCGACGAACGGCTTGTCCTCCAGGAACTCCCGGCTGCCGTCCGGGGTGTACGGATAGGTCGCGTCGGAATCGCGGGGGTAGGCGATGCTGTCGGCGATCGCCATCGAGGTGTACCCGGCGGCCTCCGCGGCCCGCGCCAGCGGGACGTAGTAGGACGGGTCGGTCATCGTCTCCGCGTAGGTGAACCGCATCGTCGGCCTCCGTTTCGATCGGCGTCGCCCCCATTCGATCATCGGGGACTACGGGGCGTCCTCGATTCGCGCGACGAACTCACGCGGTGAGCGCGGTGACGACGGCGGCGGTGGCCTCGGCCAGCGCGGCGTCGGCGGGGGTGGCGGCCGGGTTGCCGGTGGTGCTGTCGGTGAGCAGCACCAGCAGCAGCGGGGTGCCGTCCGGGGACCACAGCACGCCCGCGTCGTTGACCGTGCCGTAGTTGCCGCCGCCGGTCTTGTCGGCGGCGGTCCAGCCCGGTGGGAGGGCGGCGCGGATCCGGCGGGCGGAGGTGGTGCTCGCGGCCATCCAGTCGGTCAGGGTCCGGCGCTGCGCCTCGAGGAGGGCGCTGCCGAGCAGCAGGGCGTCGTAGCCGGTGGCCAGGGCCTCGGCGGTGGTGGTGTCGGCGAGCGTGCCGCGCTCGGCCAGGTTCAGGTCGGGCTCCCAGCGCTCGAGGTTCGTGGCGCGGTCGCCGACCGTGCGGGCGAAGGCGGTGAGCGCGGCGGGGCCGCCGATCCGGCGCAGCAGGAGGTTGCCCGCGGTGTTGTCGCTGCGGGTGAGCGCGGCCGCGCAGAGCTGCGCGTAGCTGAGTTCGGTGCCCTGCGCGGCCTGGGTGATCGGGGAGTTCACCACGATGTCGTCGGGGCGCACCGGGACGGTGTCGTCCAGGCGCAGCGCGCCCTCGGACTCCAGCCGCAGGATCGCCGCGGCGGCGTAGACCTTGAAGGTGGAGCACAGGGCGATCGGTTCGCCCGCGCGGTGCGTGACGGTGCGGTCGCGGTAGCGGGCGTACACCGCGAGGCGCACGGCGTGCCGGTCCTGGATCGCGGCGAATGCGCTGTCCAGCGCCGGGTTCGCCGGGGTCGTGGCCGGGGCCGCTGGGGTCGAGGCCCGCGGTTCGGTGCCGCAGGCGGCGAGCGCGCCCGCGGCGAGGACGGTGGCCAGGAAGCCACGGCGGCTCGGGCGATGCGAAGGGCGAATGGCCGCCGCCGAGCGCGGCACCGGAGTGTGGCCGGAAGCGGGATCACCCGGCACGGCGAAAACGGGGCCGGTGCCGGTGTCGGGGCAGCCGGAAGCGGGATCACACGGCACGGCGAGAACGAGGCGAGAGTCGGTCACCGGGTCAGCGAAGCATCGGACAAAGGGTGCTGACCAATACGCTGGGCCGGCGCGAGCCGGTCGGGCTGGATATCACCGCAGGTCGACGCCGCCGATCCGGCCGCTACGCACCGCACCGCGGGTCCCGGCGGCCGGGCCGCCCGGAGTACCGCTGCTTCAATGCAGGGCATGGACCTGCTCCGCCACCTCCGGTTCTTCGTCGCGGTCGCGGACGAGGGGCACTTCGGCCGCGCCGCCGCCGCGCTGGACATGACGCAGCCGCCGCTCTCCCAGGGGCTGCGCAGGCTGGAGCGGCACCTCGGGGTCGAGCTGATCCGCCGCACACCGCGCGGCGCGGTGCTCACCACGGCGGGCACCGGACTGCTCCCGCGCGCCCGGCTGCTGGTCGACGACGCCGAACTGCTCCGCGCCGAGGCCGCGCGGATCGCGCGGACCAGGGGCAGCGTGCGCTGGGGCGCGATCCCGGCGCTGCCCGCCGCCCTGGTCACCGCCTGCGTGGCGGCGCTGCGTGCGGCACCGGCGGCGCCGTCGGTGGCGACCGTGACCGGCAGCACCGTCGACCTGGTGGCCCAGGTCCGCTCCGGCGCCTGCGATGCCGCCGTGCTCGAACACCCGGCGCTGGTGGACGGCGTGGTCGCGGGCCCGGTGGTGAAGCTGCCGCGCGCCGTCGCGGTCCCGCGCGACCACCGCAGCGCATCCGCCGAGCGCCCCGGCTTCGCCATGCTGGCCGGGCTGCCGTTCCTCACCACCGCGCGGGCAGGCAACCCGCCCGCGCACGACGCCGCCCGCGACCTGCTCCGCGAACGCGGGCTCGATGTCCCGCTGCACACCGCCGACGACGACCGCGCGCTGCTCGCCGCCGTCGCGGCCGGAGCGGGCTTCGGCTTCAGCGCGCTGCCGCAGGCCGAGACGCCGGGCGTGGCCTGGCTGCGGCTCGCACCCGACGCGACCGCGCTGCGGGTCCGCGTGATCCACCGCCCCGGCGCCGAGGAAGCGGCAGCCGCACTCGACGCCGTCCTCTTCCGCGAGCGCCTGCGGTGAGCGACCACCCCCGCGCGGTCGCCGCGCAGCGCGTTCGCGCGGTCTTCGCGGACGCCGGGTGCACCGGCTGGCTGCACGCCCGCCGCTGCGACGGCTCCGGCACCGAGGTCACCGTGCGCGGCACCGAGCGAGTGGTCACGGCCTCGGTCTACAAACTGCCGCTGGTCCTCGCCTTCTGCCGCGCGGTGGACGAGGGCAGGCTCGACCCGGCCGAACGGCTCACCGTCGACCCGGCGGAGTGCACCACCGGCCCGACCGGCCTCGCCGCCCTGCACGACCCGGTGACGCTGAGCCGCCGCGACCTCGCCACCTCGATGATGACCGTCTCCGACAACGCCGCCGCCGACGTGTTGCTCGGCGAGGTCGGGATCGGCGCGCTGCACGACCTGCTGGACGAGCTCGGCCTCACCGCGACCAGGATCGTCGGCGGCACCGCCGACCTGCACCGCGCTCTGGTCTGCGACACCGACACGCACAGCACCGCGGAAGCCTTCGCCGCGCTCGCCGACCTGGACGAGGCGTGGTCGGTCTCCGCCTACGACCCGGCCTTCACCAGCGCCACCACCCCCGAGGAGACGACGCGGCTGCTGCGCGCGGTCTGGGCGGGCGCGGTGCTCTCCCCCGAGCAGACGGCGTTCGTGCAGCGGATCATGCGCAAGCAGGTGTGGCCGCACCGGATCGCCGCCGCCTTCCCGCACCGCGGGGTCGCGGTGGCGGGCAAGACCGGGACCATCGGCACCATCCGCAACGAGGCGGCGGTGGTCGAGTTCCCCGGCGAGCACCCGGTCGCGGTCGCGGTCTTCACCCGCGCGGCGCGGGCCGAGCCGGTGCTCCCGGTCGTCGACGCCGCCATCGCGGAGGCCGCCCGGATCGCCGTCACGGCGCTCCGCAAGCCACTGCCCGAGCCGTGACAGCGCGCCAGTCGCCCCGTGCAGCGGCTGGCTGGGGGCCATCCGGCCGGAATCCTGAACCGGGGCGTAGTGCTCCGGCTACGCCCGCTTCTCGGCGAGCGTGGCGAGCCGGTCGATCGAGGCGGTGAGCTTGTCGGCGGTGGTGGCGCGGGCGCGCACCTCGCGCTTCTCGTCGTGCAGGTTCGTCCAGTCGTAGGTGTGCGTCACGGTGGTGCGGTCTTCGCCCGCGGGGGCGAGTTCCCAGCGCCACAGGTGCCCGATCGGGTCCGTGCCCGGCTCGGCGGGCTTCCAGGCGATCAGCCTGCCCTCCTCGAACTCCACCACGTGGTTCTCCCGCACCGCGCCCGCGGTGAGGGTGGTGCTGAACACCTCGCCCACCGCGCGGACCCGGTGCCCGGGCGCGGATTCGGCCAGATTGTCGTTGCCGTCCCAGCTCGGCTGGGCGGCCGGGTCGGCGATGAGTTCGAATACCTCGGCCGCGGGCGCGGCGATCTCACGGGAGGCTCGGACGATACGGGTCTCGGTCACGGCCCCGATGCAATCACCGGTCGCGGCGGCCGGCAACCATTCGGCTCACGCGGCGACGAATCCCCGGTCCCGCAGCCAGTCCCTGGCCACGTCGGCCGGGTCCTCGCCGACCACGTCGACCCGGCGGTTCAGCTCGGTGATCTCGTCGTTGGTGAGCGCGTCGGAGACCGGCGTCATGATCCGCTC is a window encoding:
- a CDS encoding DUF4254 domain-containing protein, with amino-acid sequence MAVPRVIQVRGTGHDERFGRFEDIEPLFPMTELLSALSGSRCAEHPIARWCVDLLALHQQQDIWADGLAAHRTDLMHAIDVWTVGHVPQHRNGARLHTETVGSVVDRIARAYARFQRVMAGHDAADPKVHAAWTQVAELFVAYQDLIVEVMRGQRRLPAPEADR
- a CDS encoding SDR family NAD(P)-dependent oxidoreductase; protein product: MDEASFRQLFDLSGRTAVVTGGTRGIGLALAEGFACAGARVVVASRKPEACEQAAARLRELGADAIGVPTHLGELDALHTLVETAELTFGGIDIVVNNAANALAQPLATMQPEAVRKSFGVNVYGPLFLVQAALPQLRASEHAAVLNLGSVAALQFAPGLSMYAAAKAALLSFTRSMAAEYAADGIRVNAIVPGAVDTDMVRKNPPEFVEAMAKVPLLRRIARPDELVGAALLLCSDAGSFITGQSLLVDGGTVAR
- a CDS encoding NAD(P)/FAD-dependent oxidoreductase, whose amino-acid sequence is MRVAIIGGGVPAAVHAWTAVLRGHTVTQLDDGAPLAGSGALRAGSVAAADLERAAHALSLWREIGGRVPGVGFRVSGSITVARTRAELAVAEAAAMDTARGFTLLEPERARALEPALRGPLLAGLHCVADAVLTPHQAVPALRAHLAGTGRCTARGCSARAIAETAAGVLIRADDGSTLAADVALLCPSPGRAALAGEFTGAGPVPLLRAQRLRTGPLERRPDAILADGDQFRHRPGYPAEPVARLAAEQAQTAAAAEYGMHVLAVPRLDGGLTLGATGEREPFPAELAEPAAEHLLAVTGEWLDTELTVRGRWAELACAVERAPWLAPSGRILVLDSAGPDATLFAPAVAEQAADRLGL
- a CDS encoding DUF4254 domain-containing protein → MSAPTIGGLPTAPQLLSAFQGRRMSEHEPFRSAHALAGLHERRLELGDPGEIAELDARRAALVELIDEWIAREAPEHRDGAALHTETLGAVVDRMARSWVAANRAIDSEGARSDKTHKHWYHLAELVDGYTDLVTDVAGGRRRLPGQ
- a CDS encoding TIGR03619 family F420-dependent LLM class oxidoreductase; protein product: MRFTYAETMTDPSYYVPLARAAEAAGYTSMAIADSIAYPRDSDATYPYTPDGSREFLEDKPFVETFVLAGALAAATTTLRFTPFVLKLPIRPPVLVAKQAASVAALSGNRLGLGVGISPWPDDFELLDVPFERRGARMDECLDILRGLTAGGYFEFHGEFYDLPPIKISPVPTEPVPLLIGGHSRPALRRAAQRGDGWMHAGGDPDELDRLLLELDALRTEYGASEDFEIHVIALDGFTVDGVRRLADKGVTDVIVGFRNPYTREPDTESLDAKIASLSRFAERVIAHTG
- the bla gene encoding class A beta-lactamase, with protein sequence MTDSRLVLAVPCDPASGCPDTGTGPVFAVPGDPASGHTPVPRSAAAIRPSHRPSRRGFLATVLAAGALAACGTEPRASTPAAPATTPANPALDSAFAAIQDRHAVRLAVYARYRDRTVTHRAGEPIALCSTFKVYAAAAILRLESEGALRLDDTVPVRPDDIVVNSPITQAAQGTELSYAQLCAAALTRSDNTAGNLLLRRIGGPAALTAFARTVGDRATNLERWEPDLNLAERGTLADTTTAEALATGYDALLLGSALLEAQRRTLTDWMAASTTSARRIRAALPPGWTAADKTGGGNYGTVNDAGVLWSPDGTPLLLVLLTDSTTGNPAATPADAALAEATAAVVTALTA
- a CDS encoding LysR family transcriptional regulator codes for the protein MDLLRHLRFFVAVADEGHFGRAAAALDMTQPPLSQGLRRLERHLGVELIRRTPRGAVLTTAGTGLLPRARLLVDDAELLRAEAARIARTRGSVRWGAIPALPAALVTACVAALRAAPAAPSVATVTGSTVDLVAQVRSGACDAAVLEHPALVDGVVAGPVVKLPRAVAVPRDHRSASAERPGFAMLAGLPFLTTARAGNPPAHDAARDLLRERGLDVPLHTADDDRALLAAVAAGAGFGFSALPQAETPGVAWLRLAPDATALRVRVIHRPGAEEAAAALDAVLFRERLR
- a CDS encoding serine hydrolase, which codes for MSDHPRAVAAQRVRAVFADAGCTGWLHARRCDGSGTEVTVRGTERVVTASVYKLPLVLAFCRAVDEGRLDPAERLTVDPAECTTGPTGLAALHDPVTLSRRDLATSMMTVSDNAAADVLLGEVGIGALHDLLDELGLTATRIVGGTADLHRALVCDTDTHSTAEAFAALADLDEAWSVSAYDPAFTSATTPEETTRLLRAVWAGAVLSPEQTAFVQRIMRKQVWPHRIAAAFPHRGVAVAGKTGTIGTIRNEAAVVEFPGEHPVAVAVFTRAARAEPVLPVVDAAIAEAARIAVTALRKPLPEP
- a CDS encoding SRPBCC family protein — encoded protein: MTETRIVRASREIAAPAAEVFELIADPAAQPSWDGNDNLAESAPGHRVRAVGEVFSTTLTAGAVRENHVVEFEEGRLIAWKPAEPGTDPIGHLWRWELAPAGEDRTTVTHTYDWTNLHDEKREVRARATTADKLTASIDRLATLAEKRA